From Deinococcus aquaticus, one genomic window encodes:
- a CDS encoding DHH family phosphoesterase: protein MTAQNTASPEYHADLKQVARTLLDHTGPFVILSHENPDGDALGSVLGLTRALRSLGRDVTAPMTVPRYLKFLPEPGELSEPLPAVPEGALVVVLDVDNNDPVRVAGLDLTGYTGPVVNVDHHGTNARRATALLVDPSRPATALMITDLLDELGVTWTEAMATPLMLGLNTDTGSFRFDSVTPGTFTVAARLRAHGARLGWLNDQLGQNPPTYYHLLREVLGTMQFLHAGRVVLARVDQAMLDRAGAAWEDVESYVGLMRSAEGTQLAVMVKDYGDRVKLSMRSRAGFSAQNVAVALGGGGHVPAAGASVAAPFPEVMERLNAAITAELARVDTERSAGA from the coding sequence ATGACCGCGCAGAACACCGCCAGCCCCGAGTACCACGCCGACCTGAAACAGGTCGCCCGCACGCTGCTGGACCACACCGGCCCCTTCGTGATCCTCTCGCACGAGAACCCGGACGGCGACGCCCTGGGCAGCGTGCTGGGCCTCACGCGGGCGCTGCGCAGCCTGGGCCGCGACGTGACCGCGCCCATGACCGTCCCGCGTTACCTGAAGTTCCTGCCGGAACCCGGCGAGCTGAGTGAGCCGCTGCCCGCCGTGCCGGAAGGCGCGCTGGTCGTGGTACTGGACGTGGACAACAACGACCCGGTCCGCGTGGCCGGACTGGACCTGACCGGGTATACGGGACCGGTCGTGAACGTCGACCATCACGGCACGAACGCCCGGCGCGCTACCGCGCTGCTGGTGGACCCCTCGCGGCCCGCCACGGCCCTGATGATCACGGACCTGCTGGACGAACTGGGCGTCACCTGGACCGAGGCGATGGCGACCCCGCTGATGCTGGGCCTGAACACCGACACCGGCAGCTTCCGCTTCGACAGCGTCACCCCCGGAACGTTCACGGTCGCTGCGCGGCTGCGCGCCCACGGGGCGCGGCTGGGCTGGCTGAACGACCAGCTGGGCCAGAACCCGCCCACCTACTACCACCTGCTGCGCGAGGTGCTGGGCACCATGCAGTTCCTGCACGCGGGGCGGGTTGTGCTGGCCCGCGTGGATCAGGCGATGCTGGACCGCGCCGGGGCCGCCTGGGAGGACGTGGAATCCTACGTGGGCTTGATGCGCAGCGCCGAGGGCACACAACTGGCCGTGATGGTCAAGGATTACGGGGACCGCGTGAAGCTCTCCATGCGGTCGCGGGCCGGGTTCAGCGCGCAGAACGTCGCCGTGGCCCTGGGCGGCGGCGGGCACGTGCCGGCCGCCGGGGCCAGCGTAGCCGCACCGTTCCCGGAGGTCATGGAGCGCCTGAACGCCGCCATCACCGCCGAACTGGCCCGCGTGGACACCGAACGCAGCGCCGGGGCGTAA
- a CDS encoding serine hydrolase: protein MSPPQAQVLGDLAARGADGCLLGAPPVPKAPPPPLPLTGTLGLWVAEVDPATLQPLRAVGTNPDSAFPLASTYKQAVLWAVLRAVDAGTLKPSERFDVTRDNQSLGSYPFDGSSVRTLAERMIRNSDNTATDILHRRVGLPAVQNVADDLGLCRTRLIMPTRDWWVMQAGLSRTFSGTGRWAAATGGDRERLALLIDADARAYRADYLQRRLDEYFDRRYDPALDLITHNVSTPYEFGTLVASEFLRSGLSGTSQRWQRQVMALGYGKSALKLTHRGGAAYFGGKGGNGWRLLTYSGYVETTDGRHLVYAFMQRNAAQTYTMPNTRRAFAWINAGIQAVLDAPETPAGASPAAP, encoded by the coding sequence GTGAGTCCCCCGCAGGCGCAGGTACTCGGGGACCTCGCGGCGCGTGGCGCTGACGGCTGCCTGCTGGGCGCGCCGCCCGTTCCGAAGGCCCCGCCGCCACCGCTGCCGCTGACGGGCACGCTGGGCTTGTGGGTGGCCGAGGTGGACCCCGCGACCCTGCAACCCCTGCGGGCCGTGGGTACCAACCCGGACTCCGCGTTTCCGCTGGCCAGTACCTACAAGCAGGCGGTCCTGTGGGCGGTGCTGCGGGCCGTGGACGCCGGAACGCTGAAACCGTCCGAGCGCTTCGACGTGACGCGCGACAATCAGAGCCTCGGCAGTTACCCCTTCGACGGCTCCAGCGTGCGCACGCTGGCGGAACGAATGATCCGCAACAGCGACAACACCGCCACCGACATCCTGCACCGCCGCGTGGGCTTACCGGCCGTGCAGAACGTCGCGGACGACCTGGGCCTGTGCCGCACGCGCCTGATCATGCCCACGCGCGACTGGTGGGTCATGCAGGCCGGACTGTCCCGCACGTTCAGCGGCACGGGACGCTGGGCGGCCGCGACCGGCGGGGACCGCGAGCGGCTGGCGCTGCTGATCGACGCGGACGCCCGCGCGTACCGCGCCGATTACCTGCAACGCCGCCTGGACGAGTACTTCGACCGCCGGTACGACCCGGCGCTGGATCTGATCACCCATAACGTCAGTACGCCGTACGAGTTCGGGACGCTGGTGGCCTCCGAGTTCCTGCGCAGCGGCCTGTCCGGCACGTCGCAGCGGTGGCAGCGGCAGGTCATGGCCCTCGGGTACGGAAAGTCGGCGCTGAAGCTCACGCACCGGGGCGGCGCAGCGTACTTCGGCGGCAAGGGCGGGAACGGCTGGCGGCTCCTGACGTACAGCGGATACGTGGAAACCACCGACGGGCGGCATCTGGTGTACGCCTTCATGCAGCGGAACGCCGCGCAGACGTACACCATGCCGAACACCCGCCGCGCCTTCGCGTGGATCAACGCCGGCATTCAGGCGGTGCTGGACGCCCCTGAAACGCCGGCGGGGGCCAGCCCCGCCGCTCCCTGA